The genomic region TGAGATGATGCAGCATACATGATGGAATTTGTACAATGTTACAATGATGGACATAGCATTACATTGAATATCTGGCCATTTTACCATTTTGAGGTCTTGATATTAGTTGCTGCTTTTGGCGTTTTATAACTACTGGATGAGTTTTTTCACCTTGTGAGTGTCTTGAACGAGTTCATATAGTAGCGGGTTAATTTGTATAGTaagttaaagttacatttttagtATCGAGTAATATAGTAATCGATTAATTTTATTTGCAGATCCAGAGGCCAGCAGAAATCTGTTTTGGGAGAAGAGATTCGACATTATACTTGGTATATGTCGAGGTCTCCTCTACCTACACATAGATTCTAGAGTTAAGATAATCCACAGAGATTTGAAGACGGGCAATGTTTTGCTAGATGGCGATTTGAACCCGAAAATATCAGATTTCGGGATGGCCAGGATATGTCGTACCAATCGAGATGGAGCCAACACTGGGAGGGCCGCTGGAACTCCGTAAGTATTTAAATTCTCGAGTTTtcgaacttttataattttttttgtaaaactgGATTAGAAATTATGTTTTTTTTACTAACTTATTATAATCCCATCCTTTCTTTCTTGTTCAGCGGCTACATGTCTCCCGAATATGCTATGCAAGGTCATTTTTCGGAAAGGTCAGACGTGTTTAGTCTGGGTGTGATGTTGCTCGAGATCATAAGTGGTCGTAGCAACCGAAGCTTGGGAGCTGAAGGCGGTATTGTGGCATATGTAAGTGTTTCAAAGTTTCATTATTTAAGCTATCATATTAATTCCAGCCGATAAGTTTGTGCTAGTTTACTTACAAAATCCCCACCAAAGTGACTGTAAACCAATTTAAGAGCATTCTGCCCAAGATTGTGAGTCCTAATCAAGTGAGTTTTGTTCCTAAGAGGCAGATAACGGCAACGTTATAACTGTCCAGGAGACTTTAAACTGCATGATGAGTAAAAAAGGGCAAAAAAGGGTATATGGCCTTGAAACTCGATTTAGAGAAAGCGTATGATCGGCTTCCTGGCCTTTCATAAGATTGGTCTTCTCAATACTTTGATCAGTTTAGTTATGAGGTGCATCCTCAACTTCTAGGTTAAGTGTTCTATGAAATGGTGAACCTACCGAGTTCTTTCATCCTTCTAGAGGTATTTTCACCCTGTGTATGGAAAGACTTCGTCATCTCAAAAAATGAGAGGTTGTAACGGGACAATGGAAGGGGATCAAAGCTAGCCGCCATGAACCAACAATTTCATTTTGCAGACGACATTATTCTTTTTTCTGAAACTGATCTACATTATGCTGAAATTATTAAGGATTGCCTAAGTTCCTTCTGTGAGGCTTCTGGGCAGAAGATCAGTCATAACAAGTCGAGTGTCTTTTTTTTAACAATTTGGAGGACAACCTTGCCGCTCAAATTGTGGACGCTCTGGAGATTGAAAGCACAAATGGCCTAGGCATATACCTGGGAATAGAGCTGGGCTTCGGGCCAGTTAAGTACGGGCCGGGCCATGCTGAACCCGGGTTGGGTTAGTGGATGGGGAGCCCGAGCCCACACTGTGGGTTGTAGGTGTGCGGGCCAGGGGTGGGGCGGGCTGGGGAGTGATGGCCCTGAACCGGCGCGGTTGGGGAAAATGGGTTGAAAATTAGGCGGGCTGAGCGGGTTGGGGTATTGTGGGCTGGAGAAAAGAGAACCCGGGACCGACTCGGATTGCTTTGCAGGCTGGGCGGGCCATGACAGTGGGCTGGGAAATGTTAAGCCCGAGATGACGGGCCGGGCTGATGTCCAGCTCTACCTCGGAATAGAGCTGTCTTCGGGCAGGTTAGCCCAGGGGAGGGTCGGGCTTGGCCGGGAATATGTTTGACTCGGGTCAGGCCCGTTTTGGGTAGAGGGAGGGCGGGCCGGGTGGgcatttttcctttcttttatttacTTATAGGCGGGTCGGGCCTTGGTTTTGTGTCCCGGGCCACGGCAGGTAGGAGAGGCGGTCTAGTCGGACCGGGCTGGGCTGTGTACTGAGAGACTAAATAGGACGGGCCGGGTCAGCATGTGCTGATGGCTACTGGGAATACCAGCCATCAATGGAAGAGTTACCCTTGAAACGTTTCAAGTAATCGTCGATAAAGTTGATAAGCGCCCTAGTGAATGAAAAGCTAAAAATCTCTCACTAGCTAGAAGGTTAAGCTTATTCAATCTACCCCGTCTACCATTCCTACTTACGCGATGCAAGCAGCTAAGTTACCTCGCACTCTCTGTGACGATCTTGACAGGAAAACTAGGAAGTTTCTCTGGGATGGTACAGTGGATAAAAGGGGAGTTAAGTCTTGTTTCTTGGGAGAACgtcacaagaaataagaaattggGTGGCCTTGGAATCCCTTCTAAGGTGTTGACGATAACATTGGAAACGATCTCGTAAAACCTCGAATTGTCGACAAATTAGACTTAGGCAAGGATTGTGTATGAGAGTTTTGAGCAATAACTCTCATACTTGCTGATGTGCTTAACTGCATACAAATTTCCGCAGCCATATTACCTTTGTTTGTTATTTTTGTTGGTTACACAGTTACACTATGTTTTAGTTGAGTTGGTAATGTTATTGTTGATTTTCGTAGTTGTTGGAAATGTGGATATAATTTTTTCTGATtgtaatatttttaaatggattTCAGGCTTGGGACAGTTGGAACGCAGATGATTTAGGCCCATTGATCGATCAAGGGATCGCTCATTCGGGTTTCGAGGAGCAAATCATCAAATATATACAAATTGCGCTCCTGTGTGTCCAAGAACGTAGATCCGACAGGCCTGACATGGCGGGAATACTTTCTATGATCGAGAGTCAGGATGTCGGCAATCTGCCAATACCGAACCCGCCGGGCACTCAGCCAAGCCCACGGCATGCTTCAGGGTCAGTTTCACTGACGACCATGAGCGCCCGTTAGTGACAGAGACGGATTTTAGTTGTCCTGGGACTGGGCCTGGCCCACCCTTACTTATTTTTTTTTAGATAATAGTGTATGATAGTGAAATATTTGGGCTTTATGCATGAAGCAACAATTCTTCCAAACCTGTTAAGCCCAACGTTTATCAATTTTTACTTTTTGGACTCTTAAAGTGGAGCTGTAAATCCAAGTCCACTTGTGCACTATTTCCTCGCTCAAAAATAGTTAAATGGGTCCAACCTTTTCAATTCACAAGTATCAATTATTAATTGAAATGGGTCCTGCTATacgtcgtcgacaaattactaaatatcgtcgacaattaacgtaaatttccaagtttgccctccatatcataactccatatccgtctcaccaaaatgcaatttccgtctcaaaacacaaatgcaatttccgtctcactaaaacacaagtcaccgtctcgctaaaatatttcaaacaaaaaaacaagTCGGGTTTCAACATGAACGGGAACGATTTTAACAACGATTCCAACGATGAAGCTAGTAACGAGGTTAGTTTACGATTTagttttgttaaaaatttatgttttattatcgtttcaatcccgaattaggatagatgccatgaATGTAGACGGAATTATGATAAAATTTGTGACGGATTTATTCGGAAatgcaattgaaaaaaaaaaaaaaaaaaaaattgaacgaaCTGGGCCTGGACGAAGAACTTTTTCGTCCAGACCTGGTTTTGGACGAGAAAACCCTTCGTCCataatgggccttggacgaaggatTTTTTCGTCCAAAACCAGAGCTGGACGAAAAAatccttcgtccaaggcccattatggacgaagggttttttcgtccaggcctggttttggacgaaaatttccttcgtccaaggcccagttcatgtaattttttttttttttttttttttttgtttccgactcgttttgtataaaacatttaaaataattaatttccgtctttttttgtataaaacatttaaaacaattaaatacCGTTTTTGTattatgaaacaattgaattaattaaattatattaaataattaaataccgtctttatattaaatttttatctttaacatttccgactcgttttgtataaaataacttattaccgtctttgtattatttttatattattttttatttactcCGACTCGTTCGTtagcaaataattaattaataactaattTATTGAAATGCGTGCGCAGGTGATTAACGATGGAGACGGTATTGATTACTCAAATCATTTTAAGactagcttgttctttgcatctaGTATTCAAGCGTTTAATTGGGCATATGAGATCGGACTCCGactcgggtttggtataaaaaGAGCAAGCAACAAGAAAGTTGGTCGTAACACGAATTTGAGACAACGTTATTTTGTTTGTCGGATGGGTGGAAAAGGTCCCGTAAATAAGGATGCCGATTCTCTAATGAGGGGTAACACCGCTACCGCGTGGTGCAATTGCAAATTTTCAATGAAAGTTGTTGAATTAGAAGAGAATAAGTGGCAGCTTGTGATGAGATCCGGGTATCATAATCATGCTTtaacgttgtattgtgacggcgacaGATACTTTGCAAAGCTTGATGACGAGGAGTTGGCTTATATCGATGCCCAACTTAGAGCTCACGTTAGACCGGCAATTATTAGTGCGGGTTTGCATCAGCGGAATCCGGAAAAGTCAAGACCTAATCGGCGACAAATCTACAACCGTTCTCAGAAAGTAAGGGCCGAGGAAAGAGATGGGAGAAACCCTAAGACATGAGATGTTAGCACTTGCGGTTCAGCATAAGTACGTTCATTATTGGGTTACTGATCAGGAGACCGATGAGCTAACCCACGTGTTCATGGCTCATCCAGAAGCGGTTAAGATGTTTCGATCATACTATTATGTGGTACAGATCGATTCCACGTACAAGACAAATGAATACCGTCTTCCACTTGTTGAGATGGTTGGAGTCACACCTGTCGGGAAGAGCTTTGTCATCGCGTATGCTCTTGTGACACATGAGTCCGAGGAGAAATATTTGTGGGTCCTACGGAAACTGAAGGCCCTGCTCAATGATGCCGTTCAACTTAATGCTATTGTTACTGATTGCGAGGGAGGTTTGTTGAACGCGATtcccattgtttttccggattcgTCTCACTTGCTATGTCTTTGGCATATATATTCTAACGTGGAGACGAAAGCACTTTATATCACGGGTCAGGATAGTTGGGCTAAGCACGTAACTTGTAACTTGTTTCAAGCGGTTGTCGAGGCGGAGACCGAAGATAAGTTTAATGTTGCGTGGGGCAAATTGGCAAGGGAATGGGCGGGAGTGGCGGCTTATATtgagaggcaatggttcccgcactTGGAAAAATGGGCCAAGTATAGAACGAACAAGATAACTCATTTTGGGAATACTTCTACATCCCGGGTTGAGTCGGCTCATGCGAATTTGAAGAGATGGCTGAATAGCGCGAAACTGGCAGTTGATAGCATCTGGAGTCGGTTTCATTCTTTGATGGAAACGCAACATGTTGAGATCCGACACTCGTTGGAGTTATCTAGATCGAGGCGGTTGACGGGGATTCAGCGATTATTTTCCAGACTTTCTTTAAAAATATCAAAGAATGCCATCAGTGAATTGCGTGAAGAATTCGAAAGAGGTGCCAAGATGACGAAAGATGCCTTGACGATCGATTGCGGTTGTGTAAAGGCTACTACACTTGGTTTGTTATGTGCTTGTTCACTTCATCGCATTTCTAGAAACGGATCTCGGGTCCCTGTTGATGTGTTACATGCATTTTGGAGGAAGTTGGAGTACGATGGTTCGGAGGCAATGCCGACTTGTGACGATGATCGATTGGAGGAGTTATTCGAAGAAATTCGGAATGCAGATCCGAGTATGAGATCATCCATGTTCGATGCCCTTTACTCTCAGATACATCCGGAACAGGAGGATGTAAACGAGCCTCGGGTCAACGAGAACCCTAGAGGACGTCCGAGTAGAGGAACTCGTAGAGATCCGTCCGCCGTTGAGCATGCACGGGTTCGTGTTCGAGTAGGTACTCTGTCTTCCCAACGTACTCCGTCTAGTACCCCCCGTTCTACTCCGACGGTTCCTGTTACTCCGTCGTCTACTCCCCGTTCTACTCCGACGGTTCGTTTTACTCCGTAGAGTACCCCCCGATCCACTCAAACGGGCCCCGGTACACCGTCTACCACTGCTACCACGAGTACGGGGAGTTTCGTCACATCGTATTGCGCACCTCTTGAGGTCGACTACACCATTGGTGATGTGAGGTACTTTCCTTATCGTGACTTTTTGCCTTCATGGTTTCACGAGCATTTAGAAGCGTGGTTTAATCCTTCCGGAGACGGTCATTGTGGTTTTCGAGTTATCTCACATGCTGTTCGGGGTGACCAATCTCATTTCACGATGGCTAGAACAGATTTACTTAGGGAAATCTGTAGTCCCCTTTACCGTGAACATATTTATGGCCCAGGGAGATTTGATGCGGAGGTAGCGAGAATTACATTTATGGATCAGATATCGTGTGGCTCGGATCATTGGATGGACGGTTTCGATCTATATGGTTATGCTACTATGTACAATTGGGTGATATGTTGTATTTCTGCATTTGACGATCGAGAAAGTCAGCGACATTGTAATGGTAGTTTTACTTATTTGCCTTTACGAGCAACCCCCCCCCCGGAGTACGTACCCCATATGGTGTCTTATGGGTATTACATGCGGGAAACCACTATTTGCGGCTCTGGGTACGCCCCTTGTCACCTATGCCTCCAGTAGCCCCTTGTTGGGTACATGATGCAAACGTAGCTCATTATAATGGCCTGTATCGACATCAGTTTCGTGTATGGCGCGATTTCGCGAGTTCATCTTAGCTTTTATTTGTCCGATTATTGTATCTTTTATATTATATATCCGAATATTGtaccttatattttatttaatttatccGATTATTGTAGTTTATTATCTTCTGCATCCGATTAAATGACTTAAaacgtaatttaattaaaacaatcCTTAAAACACAATTtgacatattttaattaaaacattccttaaaacgcgttttgacataattaaaacataaaccaataaaaacataattaaaacataccATACCCCAAATACCAAACCCTAAAtagcaaaccctaaaccctaaaccccaaaccccaaaccccaaaccccaaaccccaaaccctaaaccctaaaccccaaaccccaaaccccaaaccccaaaccccaaaccctaaaacccaaaccccaaacccATACCATAAATGATTATTacttaaaacataacataattaaataactaccgaacttaattatcttccgatgatgaagatgacgattccttatcttcttcatgatcttgaatctcaatttcttcaggttgggtagACATATATTGAGTCAACAAATCATTCAAGTAGAGATAAAGAATTCCTTGCTCGGCACTCTACCCAAGACATAAGTCTGATAGTCTTGGGTAATCGATCACGGTGAGAATGCGCTCAAAATATGTAAAGATATCACTTTTCAACCTacgaaactcccacatcttctcgtTTAGTACTTCATCAGAAACAACCTCATCTCTAACTCTTTGGAGTTAGAACATGATCCGGTTTCCTTGTAAAATTATACAAAGGGTCCCAATTGGAGGTTCTTCAAGCATGTGACATACAGTGTCACTGGGAACCACTGATTCAAGACGCTCAATTAGaattggtaaattttgaacaattaaatcgattcttatttgataaa from Silene latifolia isolate original U9 population chromosome 3, ASM4854445v1, whole genome shotgun sequence harbors:
- the LOC141648585 gene encoding G-type lectin S-receptor-like serine/threonine-protein kinase At1g11330, which codes for MALETLFHDAPVFEWSTLLTATNNFSLANKLGQGGFGTVYKGVLTDGQKFFVKRLQTGTSEYQFRNEVDAISKLQHNNLVKLLGCCMEGEEKLLVYEFMPNNSLDSILFDPEASRNLFWEKRFDIILGICRGLLYLHIDSRVKIIHRDLKTGNVLLDGDLNPKISDFGMARICRTNRDGANTGRAAGTPGYMSPEYAMQGHFSERSDVFSLGVMLLEIISGRSNRSLGAEGGIVAYPYYLCLLFLLVTQLHYVLVELAWDSWNADDLGPLIDQGIAHSGFEEQIIKYIQIALLCVQERRSDRPDMAGILSMIESQDVGNLPIPNPPGTQPSPRHASGSVSLTTMSAR
- the LOC141648586 gene encoding protein FAR-RED IMPAIRED RESPONSE 1-like gives rise to the protein MLALAVQHKYVHYWVTDQETDELTHVFMAHPEAVKMFRSYYYVVQIDSTYKTNEYRLPLVEMVGVTPVGKSFVIAYALVTHESEEKYLWVLRKLKALLNDAVQLNAIVTDCEGGLLNAIPIVFPDSSHLLCLWHIYSNVETKALYITGQDSWAKHVTCNLFQAVVEAETEDKFNVAWGKLAREWAGVAAYIERQWFPHLEKWAKYRTNKITHFGNTSTSRVESAHANLKRWLNSAKLAVDSIWSRFHSLMETQHVEIRHSLELSRSRRLTGIQRLFSRLSLKISKNAISELREEFERGAKMTKDALTIDCGCVKATTLGLLCACSLHRISRNGSRVPVDVLHAFWRKLEYDGSEAMPTCDDDRLEELFEEIRNADPSMRSSMFDALYSQIHPEQEDVNEPRVNENPRGRPSRGTRRDPSAVEHARVRVRVGTLSSQRTPSSTPRSTPTVPVTPSSTPRSTPTVRFTP